A genome region from Chloroflexota bacterium includes the following:
- a CDS encoding PAS domain S-box protein, giving the protein MMPLIKHWLMPPVFPDNENKTLGASLLNYALLTTATLALIILVGNVLGGRTPIAIIGADVATLLACLILRSWMHRGQVRWASAVLIGMDLIGTTVFIAMLGTIRTPTTAFFLLIVVGGGLLFDVRGIFITAILSSLAVLGLIVAQNAGVLPQPDYTVTITQWFTYTALFAFSGGLTWMALGATRHALQHADGELTKREHAVEALRKSEERFREAIEFLPIPIGIADQHGIILHYNQRFTEQYGYAIEDIPTIADWMTRAYPDPDYRAQVLTQWTEIANLVRDGATTPPREFRVTCKDGSQRDAEIMVRQIGDVLVAAFHDVTERKRVEDQLRFSMQYARAIIDSSVDMIVTVDKERRIVEFNRAAQETFGYAREQVLGQHISMLYADSQEGQTVHQTAFAEGRLTREIRNKRKNGDVFPSLLSAAVMRNDLGEMIGVVGVSRDITESKRADEEIKHLNADLERRVIERTAQLQETAGLLQTIFDAATDGVSVTDMNGKFIAVNNSVVRLHGFEKKQDLLGRPATEAIAAAYRNQVVREFAEIFQTGQGKITELELVRRDGSTFDAELSVALFRNAQGKPAGLVGITRDITHRKEAEQALQRFADEQTTLYNTALKLNAHLEPEELLKVITEQAVTLLNASGGAIFLYDADHNYLRCAMGTGSATKSVGRTLEVGEGLAGQVFVLGFPKVADGFTLWDHRAPIAENDARIKSALAVPLTSSTRTLGVLTVNRDARVDSFDRRDMRLAELLAAQVSIAIENARLYQSEREQREMAQALSEIGAVLSATLNSETVLDGILDQIARVVPHDATNIMLIEDGAARIVRMRGYEQFGAIKPSQLEFDLDQGSFFKEMLQTGHPAIVADTHTLPNWTGLSEMPWARATASAPIRVRDETLGFLNVDSATLDFFTPTKVERLQALANQAAMALENARLYERERVTAERMRALSHHLVEAQETERARIARELHDEIGQSLTAQIVDLHFLERNAQDSQIVAARVADLKETTNRVLEDLHRLTVNLRPVALDHLGLVAALRQLTQVFQRQHAEVEMQFHVTGAGWENLPDEIEIALYRIVQEALNNVAQHAHANRAEVFLARRGDDIVTIVWDNGAGFDPRIAFRSGRLGLTGMRERAEMLGGKMWIESNPGEGTTVHMEVPYVHSDFDRG; this is encoded by the coding sequence ATGATGCCTTTAATCAAACACTGGCTAATGCCGCCGGTATTTCCTGACAATGAAAACAAGACACTTGGCGCAAGTTTGCTCAACTATGCTTTGCTAACCACTGCCACACTCGCGTTGATCATTCTGGTCGGCAATGTGCTTGGCGGCAGAACACCGATCGCCATCATCGGAGCGGATGTGGCTACCCTACTCGCGTGCCTGATCCTGCGGAGTTGGATGCATCGGGGTCAAGTCCGTTGGGCAAGCGCGGTGCTGATCGGAATGGACCTGATTGGCACAACCGTTTTCATCGCCATGCTGGGCACCATTCGGACACCCACGACGGCTTTTTTCCTGCTCATCGTCGTTGGGGGTGGTTTGCTGTTCGATGTCCGCGGCATTTTCATTACCGCGATCCTTAGTTCGTTGGCAGTCCTCGGCTTGATCGTGGCGCAAAATGCCGGAGTCTTGCCCCAACCCGATTATACGGTAACGATCACACAGTGGTTCACGTACACGGCGCTGTTCGCTTTTTCAGGCGGCTTGACTTGGATGGCGCTTGGCGCGACGCGCCACGCTCTCCAACACGCCGATGGGGAACTGACGAAACGCGAGCACGCCGTGGAAGCATTGCGTAAAAGCGAAGAACGTTTTCGCGAGGCAATCGAATTCTTGCCGATTCCCATTGGGATCGCGGATCAACACGGTATTATCCTTCACTATAACCAACGATTTACCGAGCAGTATGGCTACGCTATTGAAGACATTCCCACCATCGCCGATTGGATGACACGCGCATATCCTGATCCGGATTACCGCGCCCAGGTGCTAACTCAATGGACGGAGATCGCCAATCTCGTGCGCGATGGCGCCACGACGCCGCCACGCGAGTTTAGAGTTACCTGTAAAGACGGCAGCCAGCGCGATGCCGAAATCATGGTGCGCCAGATTGGCGACGTGCTCGTAGCCGCGTTCCACGATGTGACTGAACGCAAACGCGTGGAAGACCAACTCCGCTTTTCCATGCAATACGCGCGCGCGATCATTGACTCGTCGGTAGATATGATTGTCACCGTTGATAAAGAGCGCCGGATTGTCGAGTTTAACCGCGCCGCCCAGGAAACTTTCGGATATGCGCGCGAGCAAGTCCTGGGTCAACACATCAGTATGCTCTATGCGGATTCCCAGGAAGGACAGACGGTTCATCAGACTGCCTTTGCGGAAGGACGCTTGACCCGAGAAATTCGGAATAAACGCAAAAACGGCGACGTGTTCCCTAGTCTCTTGTCCGCCGCCGTGATGCGCAACGACCTGGGCGAAATGATCGGCGTGGTCGGCGTCTCGCGTGATATCACCGAAAGCAAGCGCGCGGATGAAGAGATCAAACATTTGAACGCGGATCTGGAAAGACGCGTCATTGAACGAACGGCGCAATTACAGGAAACGGCTGGATTACTCCAAACGATTTTCGATGCCGCCACCGACGGCGTTTCGGTTACGGACATGAACGGAAAATTTATCGCCGTAAACAACTCGGTTGTTCGTTTGCACGGCTTTGAAAAAAAGCAAGACCTGCTTGGACGCCCGGCGACCGAAGCCATTGCCGCCGCGTATCGCAATCAGGTCGTCCGCGAGTTCGCGGAAATCTTCCAAACAGGTCAAGGCAAGATCACGGAACTGGAATTGGTTCGACGAGACGGCAGTACCTTCGACGCAGAATTGAGCGTCGCGTTATTTCGAAACGCGCAGGGTAAACCGGCTGGGCTGGTCGGCATCACCCGAGATATCACACATCGCAAGGAAGCCGAGCAAGCGTTGCAACGCTTTGCGGATGAACAAACGACGCTGTATAACACTGCGCTGAAATTGAACGCGCATTTGGAACCGGAGGAATTGCTCAAGGTGATCACCGAGCAAGCCGTCACACTGTTGAATGCGTCGGGCGGCGCGATCTTCCTCTACGATGCAGATCACAACTACTTGCGTTGTGCGATGGGCACCGGCTCCGCCACCAAGTCCGTGGGCAGGACCCTGGAAGTTGGGGAAGGACTCGCCGGGCAGGTATTCGTCCTGGGCTTTCCTAAAGTGGCAGATGGTTTTACGCTCTGGGATCATCGCGCGCCAATTGCCGAGAACGATGCGCGGATCAAGTCCGCCTTGGCGGTTCCGCTAACGAGTTCGACGCGGACGCTGGGTGTTCTGACGGTCAATCGAGACGCGCGGGTTGACTCTTTCGACCGGCGCGACATGCGGCTGGCTGAACTGCTTGCGGCGCAGGTCTCTATCGCGATCGAGAACGCGCGGCTTTACCAATCCGAGCGCGAACAGCGCGAAATGGCGCAAGCCCTGAGTGAGATCGGCGCAGTCTTGTCCGCCACACTCAATTCTGAAACCGTGCTCGATGGAATCTTGGATCAAATTGCTCGGGTGGTTCCCCATGACGCAACGAACATCATGCTGATCGAAGATGGCGCGGCGCGCATTGTGCGTATGCGCGGCTATGAACAATTTGGCGCGATCAAACCGTCGCAGTTGGAATTCGATTTAGATCAAGGTTCGTTCTTCAAAGAGATGCTGCAAACCGGGCATCCCGCGATCGTGGCTGATACCCATACCTTGCCGAATTGGACTGGTCTATCCGAAATGCCGTGGGCGCGCGCCACGGCGAGCGCGCCGATCCGCGTGCGCGATGAAACACTGGGTTTTTTGAATGTGGATAGCGCGACCCTTGATTTTTTTACGCCGACGAAGGTCGAGCGTCTGCAAGCATTGGCGAACCAAGCCGCGATGGCGCTGGAGAATGCGCGCTTGTACGAACGGGAGCGTGTGACTGCGGAGCGGATGCGCGCACTGTCGCATCACTTGGTCGAGGCGCAAGAGACGGAACGCGCGCGGATTGCACGCGAACTGCATGACGAGATCGGGCAATCTCTCACCGCGCAAATCGTAGACTTGCATTTCCTCGAACGCAACGCGCAGGATTCGCAAATTGTTGCCGCGCGTGTGGCTGACTTGAAAGAAACGACCAATCGAGTCTTGGAGGATTTGCATCGCCTGACGGTCAACCTACGCCCGGTGGCGCTGGATCATCTGGGTCTCGTCGCCGCCTTGCGCCAACTGACCCAGGTTTTTCAACGGCAACACGCCGAGGTCGAAATGCAATTCCATGTGACTGGCGCCGGATGGGAAAACCTGCCGGACGAGATTGAAATCGCTTTGTACCGCATTGTCCAAGAAGCCCTGAACAATGTAGCACAGCATGCCCACGCCAATCGCGCAGAGGTCTTTCTCGCGCGTCGGGGGGATGACATCGTTACGATTGTGTGGGATAATGGGGCTGGGTTTGACCCGCGCATTGCATTTCGCAGTGGACGACTTGGATTGACCGGGATGCGGGAGCGCGCAGAAATGCTAGGGGGGAAAATGTGGATCGAGAGCAATCCTGGCGAAGGCACGACCGTTCACATGGAGGTTCCCTATGTCCATTCGGATTTTGATCGCGGATGA
- a CDS encoding tetratricopeptide repeat protein — MTPISAATQSDRIPLRLYLFGSFRVERDTQTIHLPTRKVESLLAYLVLHPEPHAREKLAALLWGDSTDELARRSLRTALSSVRQSLGDDVVLADRETVQLNPDFSIWVDAREISDFRFQIADLGSSQSTIENLQSEIDLYRGDLLAEFYDDWILPERERLRAIYIDALLQLTQHRRAKSEYTRAIEFAQKILATDSANEKAYQHIIFCLVATGDRIGALKQYDECAKKLRDELGVEPSQETIALRNRIEQDLFGSKSREALLTNLPHPLTSFIGREKEISEVKHLLTQHRLVTLTGSGGCGKTRLAIEVAGELVESFRQGVWWVDLAPLSDASHVPQAIAQSLGVREAANQSLQETLVNVIRDKHLLLVLDNCEHLITACAGLADKLLSACIELKIFATSRESLGITGEVAWRVPSFAVPDVEQFPSLEQLMQYDVIQLFVQRAMAVVPQWRLNGNAPSVARMCARLDGIPLAIELAAVRVKVLSVEQIAARLDDRFNLLTMGSRAALARQQTLRATIDWSYDLLSDAERILLQRLSVFAGGWTLEAAESVCSDQYAVISERHSPAENWIPNTSILDLLSHLVNKSLVLAGEVNGETRYRMLETIRQYTREKLDASNQSVLVRNRHLEFFAKYVEEAEPKLRGREQMLWYRRLDAELDNIRAALQWAMDNSDVDTGLTLAGSWHWYCAFRGYAAEGRRWCERLLARGTSASKPAQAVAWKGYGLLAWMQGDHSRAELASEKSLALYRELGDKSNIGKLLFYCALPPAFNERWDKAKSLLEESLALRREIGDKWGMAHVYHQLAFHALAEEDYADANEMYAKALALFREVGDGHWVARTLSYLGMIARKQGDVEAAIAFLTESTTFLFEMRDKWSLCGSLEAGWAPLATLQGNPIRAARLFGAVEALRESIATPHLSKHRLGYDAQVASVRGQLDEATFVAAWNEGRAMSFEQTIEYALQIE, encoded by the coding sequence ATGACTCCTATATCTGCCGCGACCCAATCGGACCGGATTCCATTGCGCTTGTATCTTTTCGGCTCGTTTCGCGTCGAACGCGATACGCAAACGATCCACCTTCCCACGCGCAAAGTCGAGTCCCTGCTCGCATACCTCGTCCTGCATCCCGAACCACACGCGCGCGAAAAACTCGCCGCGCTCCTCTGGGGCGATTCCACCGACGAACTCGCGCGGCGTTCGTTGCGCACCGCGCTCTCTTCAGTTCGTCAATCACTCGGCGATGATGTTGTGCTTGCCGATCGCGAGACTGTGCAACTCAATCCGGATTTTTCGATTTGGGTAGACGCGCGAGAGATTTCAGATTTTAGATTTCAGATTGCAGATTTGGGATCGTCACAATCTACAATCGAAAATCTGCAATCTGAAATTGATTTGTATCGCGGCGACCTGCTCGCCGAGTTCTACGATGATTGGATTCTGCCCGAACGAGAAAGACTCCGCGCGATCTACATTGACGCACTGTTACAACTCACACAACATCGTCGTGCCAAGAGTGAATACACGCGGGCAATTGAATTCGCGCAAAAAATTTTAGCGACGGATTCCGCCAACGAGAAAGCGTACCAGCATATTATCTTTTGTCTCGTCGCCACCGGCGACCGCATCGGCGCGCTCAAGCAGTACGACGAGTGTGCGAAAAAGTTGCGCGATGAACTCGGCGTCGAACCGTCGCAAGAGACGATTGCGCTGCGTAATCGGATCGAACAAGATTTATTCGGGAGCAAGTCGCGCGAAGCACTGCTCACTAATCTGCCGCATCCTCTGACGAGTTTCATCGGACGCGAAAAAGAAATCTCCGAGGTGAAGCATTTGCTCACGCAACATCGCCTGGTGACACTCACGGGTTCGGGCGGGTGTGGCAAAACGCGCCTCGCGATTGAGGTCGCGGGCGAATTAGTCGAGTCATTTCGACAAGGGGTGTGGTGGGTAGACCTCGCGCCGTTATCTGATGCATCGCATGTCCCGCAGGCGATAGCACAATCGCTTGGCGTGCGTGAAGCGGCGAATCAATCGCTCCAGGAAACACTTGTTAATGTAATACGCGACAAGCATTTGCTTTTGGTGCTCGACAATTGCGAGCATCTCATTACCGCGTGCGCCGGACTTGCCGACAAATTACTGAGCGCGTGTATCGAGTTGAAAATTTTCGCGACCAGCCGGGAATCACTCGGCATCACCGGCGAAGTGGCGTGGCGCGTCCCCTCGTTTGCTGTTCCCGATGTTGAGCAGTTCCCTTCGTTAGAGCAATTGATGCAATATGATGTGATTCAGCTTTTCGTTCAACGCGCGATGGCGGTTGTGCCCCAGTGGAGGTTGAATGGCAACGCGCCCTCCGTCGCGCGGATGTGTGCGCGGCTGGACGGCATTCCGCTCGCCATCGAACTCGCGGCGGTGCGCGTGAAAGTTTTATCCGTGGAACAAATTGCCGCGCGGCTGGATGATCGTTTCAATTTATTGACGATGGGAAGCCGGGCGGCGCTGGCGCGTCAACAAACTCTGCGCGCGACGATCGATTGGAGTTACGATTTGCTCTCGGACGCGGAGCGAATATTGTTGCAAAGATTGTCGGTGTTTGCGGGCGGATGGACATTGGAAGCGGCGGAATCAGTATGCAGTGATCAGTATGCAGTGATCAGTGAAAGACATTCGCCTGCTGAAAACTGGATACCCAATACTAGCATACTGGACTTGTTGTCGCATTTGGTAAATAAATCGCTCGTGCTCGCCGGGGAGGTTAACGGCGAAACACGTTATCGGATGTTGGAAACGATTCGACAGTACACGCGTGAAAAGCTGGATGCGTCTAATCAATCTGTGCTCGTGCGAAATCGGCATCTGGAATTTTTTGCCAAGTATGTCGAAGAAGCGGAACCCAAACTTCGGGGACGCGAGCAAATGCTTTGGTATCGCCGCTTGGATGCCGAACTTGATAACATCCGCGCCGCGCTCCAATGGGCGATGGATAATAGCGATGTTGACACCGGGCTGACACTCGCTGGGAGTTGGCATTGGTATTGCGCATTTCGCGGCTATGCGGCAGAGGGGAGGCGGTGGTGCGAACGTCTCCTCGCGCGCGGCACAAGTGCATCGAAACCAGCACAGGCAGTCGCATGGAAAGGATACGGCTTACTCGCTTGGATGCAAGGAGACCATTCGCGCGCAGAATTGGCGTCAGAGAAAAGTCTGGCGCTGTATCGCGAATTGGGAGACAAGTCCAATATTGGCAAGCTACTGTTTTACTGTGCGCTACCGCCAGCGTTCAACGAACGGTGGGACAAGGCGAAATCGTTGTTAGAAGAAAGTCTAGCACTGCGTCGTGAGATTGGAGACAAGTGGGGCATGGCGCACGTGTACCACCAGCTTGCCTTTCATGCTCTAGCTGAAGAGGATTATGCAGATGCCAATGAAATGTATGCAAAGGCACTGGCGTTGTTTCGAGAAGTTGGCGATGGGCATTGGGTCGCGCGGACTTTATCGTATCTGGGTATGATTGCACGCAAGCAAGGTGATGTAGAGGCAGCCATTGCTTTTCTCACCGAATCAACCACATTCTTGTTCGAGATGCGCGATAAATGGTCGCTCTGTGGGTCTCTGGAAGCAGGTTGGGCGCCGCTCGCCACTTTGCAAGGCAACCCAATCCGCGCGGCGCGGTTATTCGGAGCAGTGGAAGCATTGCGGGAATCTATTGCCACGCCTCATTTATCCAAACACCGTCTCGGGTATGACGCGCAAGTGGCGAGTGTGCGTGGACAACTCGATGAAGCAACCTTCGTCGCCGCGTGGAACGAAGGGCGCGCGATGAGTTTTGAGCAAACCATCGAATACGCGCTGCAAATAGAATAA
- a CDS encoding response regulator transcription factor, which translates to MSIRILIADDHAVVRAGLRALLSAEPEFIVVGEAEDGNAALQLAQDLQPDVLILDISMPQLNGIQATQAIKTKRPQTHVLILTLHEDEILLRQAFDSGASGYIVKRAVESELVSAIHAVMAGNIYVHPTMTRVLLGSVPSVAKSEQKSLDQLTPREIEVLKLIAQGFTNRQIAKQLYLSVRTVEAHRANLTDKLGLSSPIQIVRFAMEHGLIE; encoded by the coding sequence ATGTCCATTCGGATTTTGATCGCGGATGATCATGCTGTTGTGCGTGCCGGTTTACGCGCTCTGCTTAGCGCAGAGCCAGAGTTTATCGTTGTCGGGGAGGCGGAAGACGGGAATGCCGCGCTGCAATTAGCGCAAGACCTACAACCCGACGTGCTGATTCTCGATATCAGTATGCCGCAGTTGAATGGGATCCAAGCAACCCAAGCCATCAAAACAAAACGACCCCAGACGCATGTCTTGATCCTCACCTTACACGAGGATGAGATTCTTTTGCGCCAAGCTTTCGACAGCGGCGCATCCGGTTATATCGTCAAGCGGGCGGTCGAATCCGAACTGGTCAGTGCGATCCATGCCGTGATGGCTGGCAATATCTACGTGCATCCAACGATGACGCGCGTCTTGCTGGGGAGTGTCCCATCGGTTGCCAAATCAGAACAAAAATCACTGGACCAACTCACCCCGCGTGAAATCGAGGTCTTGAAACTGATCGCGCAAGGATTCACCAATCGTCAGATAGCCAAACAGTTGTATCTCAGCGTCCGGACGGTAGAAGCACATCGGGCAAACTTGACCGACAAACTTGGGCTATCGAGTCCGATCCAAATTGTTCGCTTTGCAATGGAACACGGTTTGATCGAATAA